The following are from one region of the Mustela lutreola isolate mMusLut2 chromosome 9, mMusLut2.pri, whole genome shotgun sequence genome:
- the BTBD3 gene encoding BTB/POZ domain-containing protein 3 isoform X4, with protein sequence MAADIFPRKKPANSSSTTVQQYHQQNLSNNNLIPAPNWQGLYPTIRERNAVMFNNDLMADVHFVVGPPGGTQRLPGHKYVLAVGSSVFHAMFYGELAEDKDEIRIPDVEPAAFLAMLKYIYCDEIDLAADTVLATLYAAKKYIVPHLARACVNFLETSLSAKNACVLLSQSCLFEEPDLTQRCWEVIDAQAELALKSEGFCDIDFQTLESILRRETLNAKEIVVFEAALNWAEVECQRQDLALSIENKRKVLGKALYLIRIPTMALDDFANGAAQSGVLTLNETNDIFLWYTAAKKPELQFVSKARKGLVPQRCHRFQSCAYRSNQWRYRGRCDSIQFAVDKRVFIAGFGLYGSSCGSAEYSAKIELKRQGVVLGQNLSKYFSDGSSNTFPVWFEYPVQIEPDTFYTASVILDGNELSYFGQEGMTEVQCGKVTVQFQCSSDSTNGTGVQGGQIPELIFYA encoded by the exons atggctGCTGATATATTCCCTCGTAAAAAACCAGCCAACTCCAGCAGCACCACTGTCCAACAGTACCACCAGCAGAATCTCAGTAACAACAACCTCATTCCAGCCCCAAACTGGCAGGGTCTCTATCCCACCATTAGAGAAAG AAATGCGGTGATGTTCAATAATGATTTGATGGCAGATGTACATTTTGTGGTTGGGCCACCAGGTGGGACTCAGCGGTTGCCAGGACACAAA taTGTTTTAGCTGTTGGGAGCTCTGTGTTCCATGCAATGTTTTACGGAGAACTTGCTGAGGACAAAGATGAAATCCGTATACCAGATGTCGAACCTGCTGCTTTTCTCGCTATGCTGAA ATATATCTATTGTGATGAAATTGACTTGGCTGCTGACACAGTGCTGGCCACTCTTTACGCTGCCAAAAAGTACATTGTCCCTCACCTCGCCAGAGCCTGCGTTAATTTCCTGGAGACCAGCCTGAGCGCCAAGAACGCCTGTGTGCTCCTCTCCCAGAGCTGTCTGTTTGAGGAGCCAGACCTGACCCAGCGTTGCTGGGAGGTGATCGATGCCCAGGCCGAGTTAGCTCTCAAGTCTGAGGGATTCTGCGATATCGACTTCCAAACTCTAGAAAGTATCCTCCGCAGGGAAACTCTGAATGCCAAAGAAATTGTGGTTTTTGAGGCAGCACTCAACTGGGCCGAAGTGGAATGCCAGCGACAAGATCTGGCTCTGAGCATTGAGAATAAGCGCAAGGTCCTGGGAAAGGCACTCTACTTGATCCGCATCCCCACGATGGCCCTGGATGATTTTGCAAATGGTGCTGCCCAGTCTGGAGTTCTGACTCTCAATGAGACCAATGACATTTTCCTCTGGTACACTGCAGCCAAAAAACCCGAGCTGCAGTTTGTGAGTAAAGCCCGCAAGGGCCTCGTCCCCCAGCGCTGTCACCGTTTTCAGTCCTGTGCCTATCGGAGCAACCAGTGGCGTTACCGGGGCCGCTGTGACAGCATCCAGTTTGCGGTTGATAAGAGAGTGTTCATTGCCGGCTTTGGGCTCTACGGCTCCAGCTGCGGCTCTGCAGAGTACAGCGCCAAGATCGAACTCAAGCGGCAGGGCGTCGTTCTGGGGCAGAACTTGAGCAAGTACTTCTCAGATGGCTCCAGCAACACCTTCCCTGTGTGGTTCGAGTACCCGGTGCAGATTGAGCCGGACACCTTCTACACAGCCAGCGTGATACTGGACGGCAATGAACTCAGCTACTTCGGACAGGAAGGCATGACGGAAGTTCAGTGTGGCAAGGTGACTGTCCAGTTCCAGTGCTCCTCGGATAGCACCAATGGCACTGGGGTGCAGGGCGGGCAGATCCCTGAACTCATATTCTATGCTTGA
- the BTBD3 gene encoding BTB/POZ domain-containing protein 3 isoform X3 produces MFYGELAEDKDEIRIPDVEPAAFLAMLKYIYCDEIDLAADTVLATLYAAKKYIVPHLARACVNFLETSLSAKNACVLLSQSCLFEEPDLTQRCWEVIDAQAELALKSEGFCDIDFQTLESILRRETLNAKEIVVFEAALNWAEVECQRQDLALSIENKRKVLGKALYLIRIPTMALDDFANGAAQSGVLTLNETNDIFLWYTAAKKPELQFVSKARKGLVPQRCHRFQSCAYRSNQWRYRGRCDSIQFAVDKRVFIAGFGLYGSSCGSAEYSAKIELKRQGVVLGQNLSKYFSDGSSNTFPVWFEYPVQIEPDTFYTASVILDGNELSYFGQEGMTEVQCGKVTVQFQCSSDSTNGTGVQGGQIPELIFYA; encoded by the exons ATGTTTTACGGAGAACTTGCTGAGGACAAAGATGAAATCCGTATACCAGATGTCGAACCTGCTGCTTTTCTCGCTATGCTGAA ATATATCTATTGTGATGAAATTGACTTGGCTGCTGACACAGTGCTGGCCACTCTTTACGCTGCCAAAAAGTACATTGTCCCTCACCTCGCCAGAGCCTGCGTTAATTTCCTGGAGACCAGCCTGAGCGCCAAGAACGCCTGTGTGCTCCTCTCCCAGAGCTGTCTGTTTGAGGAGCCAGACCTGACCCAGCGTTGCTGGGAGGTGATCGATGCCCAGGCCGAGTTAGCTCTCAAGTCTGAGGGATTCTGCGATATCGACTTCCAAACTCTAGAAAGTATCCTCCGCAGGGAAACTCTGAATGCCAAAGAAATTGTGGTTTTTGAGGCAGCACTCAACTGGGCCGAAGTGGAATGCCAGCGACAAGATCTGGCTCTGAGCATTGAGAATAAGCGCAAGGTCCTGGGAAAGGCACTCTACTTGATCCGCATCCCCACGATGGCCCTGGATGATTTTGCAAATGGTGCTGCCCAGTCTGGAGTTCTGACTCTCAATGAGACCAATGACATTTTCCTCTGGTACACTGCAGCCAAAAAACCCGAGCTGCAGTTTGTGAGTAAAGCCCGCAAGGGCCTCGTCCCCCAGCGCTGTCACCGTTTTCAGTCCTGTGCCTATCGGAGCAACCAGTGGCGTTACCGGGGCCGCTGTGACAGCATCCAGTTTGCGGTTGATAAGAGAGTGTTCATTGCCGGCTTTGGGCTCTACGGCTCCAGCTGCGGCTCTGCAGAGTACAGCGCCAAGATCGAACTCAAGCGGCAGGGCGTCGTTCTGGGGCAGAACTTGAGCAAGTACTTCTCAGATGGCTCCAGCAACACCTTCCCTGTGTGGTTCGAGTACCCGGTGCAGATTGAGCCGGACACCTTCTACACAGCCAGCGTGATACTGGACGGCAATGAACTCAGCTACTTCGGACAGGAAGGCATGACGGAAGTTCAGTGTGGCAAGGTGACTGTCCAGTTCCAGTGCTCCTCGGATAGCACCAATGGCACTGGGGTGCAGGGCGGGCAGATCCCTGAACTCATATTCTATGCTTGA
- the BTBD3 gene encoding BTB/POZ domain-containing protein 3 isoform X1 → MVDDKEKNMKCLTFFLMLPETVKNRSKKSSKKTNTGGGGGGSSSSSSSNSNSKLPPVCYEIITLKTKKKKKMAADIFPRKKPANSSSTTVQQYHQQNLSNNNLIPAPNWQGLYPTIRERNAVMFNNDLMADVHFVVGPPGGTQRLPGHKYVLAVGSSVFHAMFYGELAEDKDEIRIPDVEPAAFLAMLKYIYCDEIDLAADTVLATLYAAKKYIVPHLARACVNFLETSLSAKNACVLLSQSCLFEEPDLTQRCWEVIDAQAELALKSEGFCDIDFQTLESILRRETLNAKEIVVFEAALNWAEVECQRQDLALSIENKRKVLGKALYLIRIPTMALDDFANGAAQSGVLTLNETNDIFLWYTAAKKPELQFVSKARKGLVPQRCHRFQSCAYRSNQWRYRGRCDSIQFAVDKRVFIAGFGLYGSSCGSAEYSAKIELKRQGVVLGQNLSKYFSDGSSNTFPVWFEYPVQIEPDTFYTASVILDGNELSYFGQEGMTEVQCGKVTVQFQCSSDSTNGTGVQGGQIPELIFYA, encoded by the exons ATGGTAGATGACAAGGAAAAGAACATGAAATGTCTCACCTTCTTCTTGATGCTTCCAGAGACGGTAAAGAATAGGTCCAAGAAAAGCTCAAAGAAGACAAATactggcggtggcggcggcggcagcagcagcagcagcagcagcaacagcaacagcaAGTTGCCCCCAGTTTGTTATGAAATAATTACCTTGAAgactaagaagaagaagaagatggctGCTGATATATTCCCTCGTAAAAAACCAGCCAACTCCAGCAGCACCACTGTCCAACAGTACCACCAGCAGAATCTCAGTAACAACAACCTCATTCCAGCCCCAAACTGGCAGGGTCTCTATCCCACCATTAGAGAAAG AAATGCGGTGATGTTCAATAATGATTTGATGGCAGATGTACATTTTGTGGTTGGGCCACCAGGTGGGACTCAGCGGTTGCCAGGACACAAA taTGTTTTAGCTGTTGGGAGCTCTGTGTTCCATGCAATGTTTTACGGAGAACTTGCTGAGGACAAAGATGAAATCCGTATACCAGATGTCGAACCTGCTGCTTTTCTCGCTATGCTGAA ATATATCTATTGTGATGAAATTGACTTGGCTGCTGACACAGTGCTGGCCACTCTTTACGCTGCCAAAAAGTACATTGTCCCTCACCTCGCCAGAGCCTGCGTTAATTTCCTGGAGACCAGCCTGAGCGCCAAGAACGCCTGTGTGCTCCTCTCCCAGAGCTGTCTGTTTGAGGAGCCAGACCTGACCCAGCGTTGCTGGGAGGTGATCGATGCCCAGGCCGAGTTAGCTCTCAAGTCTGAGGGATTCTGCGATATCGACTTCCAAACTCTAGAAAGTATCCTCCGCAGGGAAACTCTGAATGCCAAAGAAATTGTGGTTTTTGAGGCAGCACTCAACTGGGCCGAAGTGGAATGCCAGCGACAAGATCTGGCTCTGAGCATTGAGAATAAGCGCAAGGTCCTGGGAAAGGCACTCTACTTGATCCGCATCCCCACGATGGCCCTGGATGATTTTGCAAATGGTGCTGCCCAGTCTGGAGTTCTGACTCTCAATGAGACCAATGACATTTTCCTCTGGTACACTGCAGCCAAAAAACCCGAGCTGCAGTTTGTGAGTAAAGCCCGCAAGGGCCTCGTCCCCCAGCGCTGTCACCGTTTTCAGTCCTGTGCCTATCGGAGCAACCAGTGGCGTTACCGGGGCCGCTGTGACAGCATCCAGTTTGCGGTTGATAAGAGAGTGTTCATTGCCGGCTTTGGGCTCTACGGCTCCAGCTGCGGCTCTGCAGAGTACAGCGCCAAGATCGAACTCAAGCGGCAGGGCGTCGTTCTGGGGCAGAACTTGAGCAAGTACTTCTCAGATGGCTCCAGCAACACCTTCCCTGTGTGGTTCGAGTACCCGGTGCAGATTGAGCCGGACACCTTCTACACAGCCAGCGTGATACTGGACGGCAATGAACTCAGCTACTTCGGACAGGAAGGCATGACGGAAGTTCAGTGTGGCAAGGTGACTGTCCAGTTCCAGTGCTCCTCGGATAGCACCAATGGCACTGGGGTGCAGGGCGGGCAGATCCCTGAACTCATATTCTATGCTTGA
- the BTBD3 gene encoding BTB/POZ domain-containing protein 3 isoform X2: MVDDKEKNMKCLTFFLMLPETVKNRSKKSSKKTNTGGGGGGSSSSSSSNSNSKLPPVCYEIITLKTKKKKKMAADIFPRKKPANSSSTTVQQYHQQNLSNNNLIPAPNWQGLYPTIRERYIYCDEIDLAADTVLATLYAAKKYIVPHLARACVNFLETSLSAKNACVLLSQSCLFEEPDLTQRCWEVIDAQAELALKSEGFCDIDFQTLESILRRETLNAKEIVVFEAALNWAEVECQRQDLALSIENKRKVLGKALYLIRIPTMALDDFANGAAQSGVLTLNETNDIFLWYTAAKKPELQFVSKARKGLVPQRCHRFQSCAYRSNQWRYRGRCDSIQFAVDKRVFIAGFGLYGSSCGSAEYSAKIELKRQGVVLGQNLSKYFSDGSSNTFPVWFEYPVQIEPDTFYTASVILDGNELSYFGQEGMTEVQCGKVTVQFQCSSDSTNGTGVQGGQIPELIFYA, translated from the exons ATGGTAGATGACAAGGAAAAGAACATGAAATGTCTCACCTTCTTCTTGATGCTTCCAGAGACGGTAAAGAATAGGTCCAAGAAAAGCTCAAAGAAGACAAATactggcggtggcggcggcggcagcagcagcagcagcagcagcaacagcaacagcaAGTTGCCCCCAGTTTGTTATGAAATAATTACCTTGAAgactaagaagaagaagaagatggctGCTGATATATTCCCTCGTAAAAAACCAGCCAACTCCAGCAGCACCACTGTCCAACAGTACCACCAGCAGAATCTCAGTAACAACAACCTCATTCCAGCCCCAAACTGGCAGGGTCTCTATCCCACCATTAGAGAAAG ATATATCTATTGTGATGAAATTGACTTGGCTGCTGACACAGTGCTGGCCACTCTTTACGCTGCCAAAAAGTACATTGTCCCTCACCTCGCCAGAGCCTGCGTTAATTTCCTGGAGACCAGCCTGAGCGCCAAGAACGCCTGTGTGCTCCTCTCCCAGAGCTGTCTGTTTGAGGAGCCAGACCTGACCCAGCGTTGCTGGGAGGTGATCGATGCCCAGGCCGAGTTAGCTCTCAAGTCTGAGGGATTCTGCGATATCGACTTCCAAACTCTAGAAAGTATCCTCCGCAGGGAAACTCTGAATGCCAAAGAAATTGTGGTTTTTGAGGCAGCACTCAACTGGGCCGAAGTGGAATGCCAGCGACAAGATCTGGCTCTGAGCATTGAGAATAAGCGCAAGGTCCTGGGAAAGGCACTCTACTTGATCCGCATCCCCACGATGGCCCTGGATGATTTTGCAAATGGTGCTGCCCAGTCTGGAGTTCTGACTCTCAATGAGACCAATGACATTTTCCTCTGGTACACTGCAGCCAAAAAACCCGAGCTGCAGTTTGTGAGTAAAGCCCGCAAGGGCCTCGTCCCCCAGCGCTGTCACCGTTTTCAGTCCTGTGCCTATCGGAGCAACCAGTGGCGTTACCGGGGCCGCTGTGACAGCATCCAGTTTGCGGTTGATAAGAGAGTGTTCATTGCCGGCTTTGGGCTCTACGGCTCCAGCTGCGGCTCTGCAGAGTACAGCGCCAAGATCGAACTCAAGCGGCAGGGCGTCGTTCTGGGGCAGAACTTGAGCAAGTACTTCTCAGATGGCTCCAGCAACACCTTCCCTGTGTGGTTCGAGTACCCGGTGCAGATTGAGCCGGACACCTTCTACACAGCCAGCGTGATACTGGACGGCAATGAACTCAGCTACTTCGGACAGGAAGGCATGACGGAAGTTCAGTGTGGCAAGGTGACTGTCCAGTTCCAGTGCTCCTCGGATAGCACCAATGGCACTGGGGTGCAGGGCGGGCAGATCCCTGAACTCATATTCTATGCTTGA